In Pyxicephalus adspersus chromosome 12, UCB_Pads_2.0, whole genome shotgun sequence, a genomic segment contains:
- the GLMP gene encoding glycosylated lysosomal membrane protein, with product MRVQVQLLLWTLFVGLGATGAPEEETRKVSLELNPGSSNSTQNLLHIRAVGNGSTIHYVWSTIGVPTVLLIYTDSDNTDLQVNWTKLLSPEPHGAIRVEPAGHVRYSTALLFTRIFEYKEVNNTADFSGTDGKFFYPPYELSEFTWASARDSLNSSALTARLTGVKATDPAGSFSNGSVAFQVSAFESSGRDASSPRLLHNANCTKMEFLLSGVQPRGNNSRFALEMVTLEKKGGRKKLRSVHSIDDEYTPTIFEVMELVPDFPNGSHAQGYFQWKSVAYGAMEGGRADTLPCKIYQPRDLNETFRIPSIVHAFYGENLTDNYNLEAYNVSFGIADGDFYDKKHFLGWSAMIGYGTPPRDSFSVLVICIMAVALGTPLVLLLVGTIVVSVIRRRRIVSQYEPLN from the exons ATGAGAGTGCAGGTGCAGCTGCTGCTCTGGACCCTGTTTGTTGGACTGGGGGCCACAGGGGCCCCTGAGGAGGAGACCAGGAAG GTCTCTCTCGAGCTGAACCCCGGTTCCTCCAACTCCACCCAGAATCTGCTCCATATCCGGGCGGTGGGCAATGGCAGCACCATCCATTACGTATGGAGCACAATCGGGGTCCCCACCGTCCTCCTTATCTACACCGATAGTGACAATACCGATCTGCAGGTGAACTGGACCAAGCTGCTGTCTCCGGAACCCCATGGAGCCATCCGAGTTGAACCTGCCGGCCACGTGCGCTATTCCACGGCCTTGCTTTTCACCCGG aTCTTTGAATACAAAGAGGTCAACAACACGGCCGACTTCTCCGGCACAGACGGGAAATTCTTCTACCCTCCGTATGAGCTGTCCGAGTTCACCTGGGCGAGTGCCAGGGATTCCCTGAACTCCTCTGCCCTGACCGCCCGTCTGACCGGAGTGAAGGCCACTGACCCCGCTGGGAGCTTCAGCAATGGGAGTGTCGCCTTCCAG GTCTCTGCGTTTGAAAGCTCAGGGCGCGACGCCTCCTCACCCCGACTGCTTCACAATGCCAACTGCACCAAGATGGAGTTCCTGCTGTCTGGGGTCCAACCACGGGGCAATAACTCACGCTTTGCCCTAGAAATGGTGACTCTGGAGAAGAAGGGGGGCCGTAAGAAGCTGCGCTCCGTCCACTCCATTGATGATGAGTACACCCCTACCATCTTCGAG GTGATGGAATTAGTACCGGACTTTCCCAACGGCAGCCACGCCCAGGGTTACTTCCAGTGGAAGTCGGTGGCATACGGTGCCATGGAGGGTGGGAGAGCCGACACTCTGCCATGCAAGATCTACCAGCCGCGTGATCTGAATGAGACCTTCCGGATCCCCAGCATCGTCCACGCTTTCTACGGCGAGAATCTGACCGACAATTATAACTTGGAGGCTTATAACGTCTCCTTCGGCATCGCAGATGGCGACTTCTATGACAAAAAACACTTCTTGGGCTG GTCTGCGATGATTGGATACGGCACCCCGCCCCGCGATTCCTTCTCTGTGTTGGTAATCTGTATTATGGCAGTGGCTCTGGGCACACCACTGGTGCTTTTACTCGTGGGCACCATTGTGGTGTCAGTGATTAGAAGGAGAAGAATCGTATCCCAGTACGAACCACTCAACTAG
- the LOC140341612 gene encoding uncharacterized protein isoform X1 — MPPNQYFCCLCLSHRYAMAPPFPSNPGREDGGVQCSMAAEKTPSRRKQCIFHRTFLRLPFGRCERRNRGNSNSSYDVHHIEATQPAEKWSPKDSSITSLGLHQLHPREDMESDGGSRTHMPNIEPANSLNGAQGDDVVLKPVLVNSHQADLGFVPQISTGHQNIDFEVSLDDLGQQEVDSAYSSVSHIEEESLHQMVSPPSPSVSSMETDMGVDPETGERALE; from the exons ATGCCGCCCAATCAGTACTTTTGTTGTCTTTGCCTGTCACACAGGTATGCAATGGCTCCACCTTTCCCCAGTAATCCAGGAAGAGAGGACGGTGGAGTGCAGTGCTCCATGGCTGCAGAGAAGACTCCCAGCAGGAGGAAGCAATGTATCTTCCATAGGACTTTCCTGAGACTCCCCTTTGGGCGATGTGAGAGGAGAAACAGGGGCAACAGCAACTCAAGCTATG ATGTCCACCACATAGAGGCCACCCAACCAGCAGAAAAATGGTCACCCAAAGATTCATCCATCACATCCCTTGGCCTCCACCAGCTACATCCTAGAGAAGATATGGAATCAGATGGAGGCAGCAGGACTCATATGCCTAATATTGAACCAGCCAACAGCTTGAATGGTGCTCAAGGGGATGATGTTGTTTTGAAGCCAGTTTTGGTGAACAGTCATCAGGCTGATCTGGGTTTCGTTCCACAGATTTCCACTGGCCATCAAAACATAGACTTTGAAGTTTCTCTAGATGACCTAGGACAGCAGGAAGTTGACTCTGCCTATTCTTCTGTATCTCATATAGAGGAGGAATCTCTACATCAGATGGTGTCCCCTCCATCACCCAGTGTCTCCAGCATGG AAACAGATATGGGAGTGGACCCTGAGACAGGTGAACGTGCCCTGGAGTAG
- the LOC140341612 gene encoding uncharacterized protein isoform X2, protein MAPPFPSNPGREDGGVQCSMAAEKTPSRRKQCIFHRTFLRLPFGRCERRNRGNSNSSYDVHHIEATQPAEKWSPKDSSITSLGLHQLHPREDMESDGGSRTHMPNIEPANSLNGAQGDDVVLKPVLVNSHQADLGFVPQISTGHQNIDFEVSLDDLGQQEVDSAYSSVSHIEEESLHQMVSPPSPSVSSMETDMGVDPETGERALE, encoded by the exons ATGGCTCCACCTTTCCCCAGTAATCCAGGAAGAGAGGACGGTGGAGTGCAGTGCTCCATGGCTGCAGAGAAGACTCCCAGCAGGAGGAAGCAATGTATCTTCCATAGGACTTTCCTGAGACTCCCCTTTGGGCGATGTGAGAGGAGAAACAGGGGCAACAGCAACTCAAGCTATG ATGTCCACCACATAGAGGCCACCCAACCAGCAGAAAAATGGTCACCCAAAGATTCATCCATCACATCCCTTGGCCTCCACCAGCTACATCCTAGAGAAGATATGGAATCAGATGGAGGCAGCAGGACTCATATGCCTAATATTGAACCAGCCAACAGCTTGAATGGTGCTCAAGGGGATGATGTTGTTTTGAAGCCAGTTTTGGTGAACAGTCATCAGGCTGATCTGGGTTTCGTTCCACAGATTTCCACTGGCCATCAAAACATAGACTTTGAAGTTTCTCTAGATGACCTAGGACAGCAGGAAGTTGACTCTGCCTATTCTTCTGTATCTCATATAGAGGAGGAATCTCTACATCAGATGGTGTCCCCTCCATCACCCAGTGTCTCCAGCATGG AAACAGATATGGGAGTGGACCCTGAGACAGGTGAACGTGCCCTGGAGTAG